In Streptomyces hawaiiensis, one genomic interval encodes:
- a CDS encoding winged helix DNA-binding domain-containing protein — MTVLDARALNRATLARQLLLDRADLPVLDAVAHLCGLQAQEPQEPFLGLWSRLRAFDAAELSDLLTGRRVVRTHLMRRTVHLVTADDVVAWRARHDGMLRQRILGVYRRELAGVDPGELAAAGRKVMADGEPRSLPELARAVADGWPVAGPRPLGEMLVAALLPTVQLPPRGLWRMKAGVCYALISSWLGREIDPPSPDGSDPVGQTLVRRYLAAFGPAASADLRAWCGLTGLPAAVSALREELVSFRDERGRELLDLPGAPRPDPDTPAPVRFLPAFDNAILGYHDRSRIIDDAHRHLSVAGERVVLVDGHVAATWTVERDTVLVTPLRRFSRTDRTGVAEEGRAMASFLSDDESDRVRIAASPG, encoded by the coding sequence ATGACCGTTCTCGACGCCAGGGCGCTCAACCGCGCCACCCTCGCCCGGCAGTTGCTCCTCGACCGCGCCGACCTGCCCGTCCTCGACGCCGTCGCGCACCTGTGCGGGCTCCAGGCGCAGGAACCGCAGGAGCCGTTCCTTGGGCTCTGGTCGCGGCTGCGGGCGTTCGATGCGGCGGAACTGTCGGACCTGCTGACCGGGCGGCGTGTCGTGCGCACCCACCTCATGCGCCGCACCGTCCACCTCGTCACCGCCGACGACGTCGTGGCCTGGCGAGCCCGCCACGACGGCATGCTGAGACAGCGGATCCTCGGGGTCTACCGACGCGAGCTCGCCGGGGTCGATCCCGGTGAACTCGCCGCGGCGGGCCGGAAGGTCATGGCCGACGGCGAACCCCGCTCCCTGCCCGAACTCGCGCGAGCCGTCGCCGACGGGTGGCCCGTGGCGGGACCCCGGCCCCTGGGCGAGATGCTGGTCGCCGCCCTCCTCCCGACGGTCCAGCTGCCGCCGCGCGGCCTGTGGCGCATGAAGGCGGGAGTGTGCTACGCGCTGATCTCCTCCTGGCTGGGACGCGAGATCGACCCACCCTCCCCGGACGGCTCCGACCCCGTGGGCCAGACACTGGTACGGCGCTACCTGGCGGCCTTCGGCCCCGCCGCCTCGGCCGACCTGCGTGCCTGGTGCGGCCTCACCGGACTGCCCGCCGCGGTCTCCGCCCTGCGCGAGGAACTGGTCTCCTTCCGTGACGAACGCGGCCGCGAACTGCTCGACCTCCCCGGCGCGCCCCGCCCCGACCCCGACACCCCGGCGCCCGTGCGGTTCCTGCCGGCGTTCGACAACGCGATCCTCGGCTACCACGACCGCAGCCGGATCATCGACGACGCGCACCGTCATCTGTCCGTCGCCGGCGAACGCGTCGTCCTGGTCGACGGCCACGTCGCCGCGACCTGGACCGTCGAGAGGGACACGGTGCTCGTCACCCCGCTGCGCCGCTTCTCCCGGACCGACCGCACCGGCGTCGCCGAGGAAGGACGGGCGATGGCCTCCTTCCTCTCCGACGACGAGAGCGACCGGGTACGGATCGCGGCCTCGCCCGGCTGA
- a CDS encoding cation:proton antiporter regulatory subunit → MSAPRLSSTPLPGIGVRYDLTTRESRRLSVVAHRDGHRTISAYREDDPDACDLSVRLTSEEATTLIDALMPAHHTPNLLSTTDLGLVAERIELPGSSHWNGRLLGESRIRTDTGASVVAVLRRAEAIPSPTPDFRLAGGDILIVIGTREGVEAAAAILGRV, encoded by the coding sequence ATGAGCGCGCCACGCCTCAGCAGCACCCCGTTGCCGGGCATAGGGGTCCGCTACGACCTGACGACACGGGAGAGCCGACGCCTCTCGGTGGTCGCACACCGCGACGGGCACCGGACGATCAGCGCCTACCGCGAGGACGACCCGGACGCCTGCGACCTCTCGGTGCGGCTGACGTCGGAGGAGGCGACCACGCTCATCGACGCCCTGATGCCCGCGCACCACACCCCGAACCTGCTGTCCACCACCGACCTGGGGCTCGTCGCCGAGCGGATCGAGCTGCCCGGCTCCTCGCACTGGAACGGGCGGCTGCTGGGCGAGTCCCGGATCCGTACCGACACCGGTGCCTCCGTGGTGGCGGTGCTGCGCCGGGCGGAGGCGATCCCCTCCCCCACCCCGGACTTCCGGCTGGCCGGTGGCGACATCCTGATCGTCATCGGGACCCGCGAGGGCGTGGAGGCGGCCGCCGCGATACTCGGGCGGGTGTGA
- a CDS encoding Rv1733c family protein, translating into MEASERMTVRWWRWRRNALKRRVDVVEAWVVLAGWVLALLGGLVAGVTAAGTVERAVERQRAESRRVTAVLVEDAPGPSPARAASDHRVWGKVLWTAPDGSTHREEARVAARAPAGSTVSLWVNRSGDITTPPVSSGEAWLHMAMGGALAGFFAGGAVLGATWVTRLALDRRRMAQWDAEWERIDTRRGWKTG; encoded by the coding sequence ATGGAAGCGTCGGAGCGGATGACCGTGCGGTGGTGGCGGTGGCGGCGCAACGCGCTCAAACGGCGCGTCGACGTCGTCGAAGCCTGGGTCGTGCTCGCCGGCTGGGTGCTCGCCCTCCTGGGCGGACTGGTCGCGGGGGTGACGGCGGCGGGCACGGTCGAGCGGGCCGTCGAACGGCAGCGGGCCGAGAGCCGCCGGGTCACGGCGGTGCTCGTCGAGGACGCGCCCGGCCCGTCACCGGCCCGCGCGGCGAGCGACCACCGGGTGTGGGGGAAGGTGCTGTGGACCGCGCCCGACGGCTCGACGCACCGGGAGGAGGCCCGGGTGGCGGCCAGGGCTCCCGCCGGGAGCACCGTCTCCCTGTGGGTGAACCGGAGCGGCGACATCACGACCCCACCGGTGTCCAGCGGCGAGGCGTGGCTGCACATGGCCATGGGCGGCGCGCTCGCAGGGTTCTTCGCGGGCGGTGCGGTCCTGGGAGCCACATGGGTGACCCGTCTGGCCCTCGACCGGCGGCGCATGGCCCAGTGGGACGCGGAGTGGGAGCGGATCGACACGCGGAGGGGCTGGAAGACGGGCTGA
- a CDS encoding cation:proton antiporter, which translates to MHSSAVFLIEFGCLILGLGLLGRFAGRFRFSPIPLYLLAGLAFGEGGLLPLGASEDFVAVGAEIGVILLLLMLGLEYTATDLVSHLRTHYPAGLLDAVLNALPGAVLALMLGWGPVAAVVLAGVTWVSSSGVIAKILGDLGRLGNRETPAVLSILVLEDLSMAVYLPIVTALLAGVGLAAGGVTLAIAVGVLTVVLVLAVRFGRHVSRFVSSDDPEKLLLVVLGVTLVVAGLAQQLQVSAAVGAFLVGIALSGEVAEGATSLLAPLRDLFAAVFFVFFGLHTDPASIPPVLLPALALAAVTTATKIATGYWAARRAGIGPKGRWRAGGTLVARGEFSIVIAGLAVTSGIEPSLGPLATAYVLILVLLGPLTARWTEPLATRLSRRSHRRTAPIPSGAHEALDDQDTVGRT; encoded by the coding sequence ATGCACTCCTCCGCGGTCTTCCTGATCGAGTTCGGGTGTCTCATCCTCGGGCTCGGGCTGCTCGGCCGCTTCGCCGGGCGCTTCCGCTTCTCGCCGATCCCCCTCTACCTGCTGGCCGGGCTCGCCTTCGGGGAGGGCGGGCTGCTGCCGCTGGGCGCCAGCGAGGACTTCGTCGCCGTCGGCGCCGAGATCGGTGTCATCCTGCTGCTGCTCATGCTGGGCCTGGAGTACACGGCCACCGACCTCGTCTCCCACCTCAGGACCCACTACCCGGCCGGGCTCCTCGACGCCGTCCTCAACGCCCTGCCGGGCGCGGTCCTGGCCCTCATGCTCGGCTGGGGCCCGGTCGCCGCCGTCGTCCTGGCCGGTGTCACCTGGGTCTCCTCCTCCGGCGTCATCGCCAAGATCCTCGGAGACCTGGGGCGGCTGGGCAATCGCGAGACCCCGGCCGTTCTGAGCATCCTGGTCCTGGAGGACCTCTCCATGGCGGTGTACCTGCCCATCGTCACGGCCCTGCTGGCCGGGGTGGGCCTGGCCGCGGGCGGTGTCACCCTGGCCATCGCCGTGGGTGTGCTGACCGTGGTGCTGGTCCTCGCGGTGCGTTTCGGCCGCCACGTCTCCCGCTTCGTCTCCAGCGACGACCCGGAGAAGCTGCTGCTGGTCGTCCTCGGCGTGACGCTCGTGGTCGCGGGTCTCGCCCAGCAGTTGCAGGTGTCGGCCGCGGTGGGCGCGTTCCTGGTCGGCATCGCGCTGTCGGGTGAGGTCGCCGAGGGCGCGACGAGTCTGCTCGCGCCACTGCGGGACCTGTTCGCCGCGGTGTTCTTCGTCTTCTTCGGCCTGCACACCGACCCGGCCAGCATTCCGCCCGTGCTGCTGCCCGCCCTCGCCCTGGCCGCCGTCACCACCGCCACGAAGATCGCCACGGGCTACTGGGCCGCGCGGCGCGCCGGAATCGGGCCCAAGGGCCGCTGGCGCGCCGGCGGCACGCTCGTGGCCCGGGGCGAGTTCTCCATCGTCATCGCCGGGCTCGCCGTCACCTCCGGCATCGAACCCTCCCTCGGCCCCCTGGCCACCGCCTACGTCCTCATCCTGGTCCTCCTCGGCCCCCTGACCGCCCGCTGGACGGAGCCGCTGGCGACGCGCCTGTCCCGACGCTCCCACCGACGGACGGCGCCGATTCCTTCGGGCGCGCACGAGGCACTCGACGACCAGGACACGGTCGGCCGCACGTGA